A stretch of Paenibacillus sp. URB8-2 DNA encodes these proteins:
- a CDS encoding MBL fold metallo-hydrolase, whose product MLNIRSFNLGPLQTNAYLLTGTDPAKGIIIDPGMNPAPLVRAIQDMEIEAILLTHAHFDHIGGVDEIRKLKNCPVYLHALESDWLTSAKLNGSLMWPNVSPPITTDPAEFDLDEGQTLELIGHTFRVFHTPGHSPGSVSFLCGSDLFSGDVLFRLSVGRTDLPGGRERDLLDSIQNKLFKMDDDVTVHPGHGPRTRIGFECANNPYAS is encoded by the coding sequence ATGCTGAACATTCGGAGTTTTAATCTCGGTCCTTTGCAGACCAACGCCTATCTGTTGACGGGAACGGACCCCGCCAAAGGCATCATTATCGACCCCGGCATGAACCCGGCTCCGCTTGTGCGGGCCATTCAGGACATGGAGATCGAGGCGATTCTGCTGACGCATGCGCATTTTGACCATATCGGCGGCGTCGACGAGATCCGCAAGCTGAAGAACTGCCCGGTCTATCTTCATGCCTTGGAGAGCGACTGGCTGACAAGCGCCAAGCTGAACGGCTCGCTTATGTGGCCGAACGTATCGCCGCCGATTACGACGGACCCCGCCGAGTTCGATCTGGACGAGGGTCAGACCCTTGAACTCATCGGCCATACATTCCGCGTCTTCCACACCCCGGGCCATTCTCCGGGAAGCGTAAGCTTTTTGTGCGGAAGCGACTTGTTCTCCGGCGATGTGCTGTTCCGGCTGAGTGTCGGACGGACGGATTTGCCGGGCGGAAGAGAGCGCGATCTGCTGGACTCCATCCAGAACAAGCTGTTCAAGATGGACGACGATGTGACTGTACACCCGGGGCACGGCCCAAGGACGAGGATCGGCTTTGAGTGCGCCAACAATCCTTATGCATCTTGA
- a CDS encoding ArsR/SmtB family transcription factor produces the protein MNDESEISKLESALLPISDDQEKLLQSALRIKIMHALAGDPLTSKQVAEKLGKTPGNIHYHIQKLFEGGMLELVRTEAAGGIMQKFYRSKATWFRSPNFSGFGFRKEDTVEHFTTRLSLSAEELSLFRQDVMQLIGQWEAKATHGEEYGVEMIIGRLLHPADAGNGNGGGQHDAP, from the coding sequence ATGAACGACGAATCCGAAATCAGCAAGCTGGAATCCGCCCTGCTGCCCATTTCCGATGATCAGGAGAAGCTGCTGCAGAGCGCACTGCGCATCAAAATTATGCACGCGCTCGCAGGCGATCCCCTGACCTCGAAGCAGGTGGCCGAAAAATTGGGCAAGACGCCCGGAAATATTCATTACCACATTCAAAAGCTGTTCGAAGGCGGGATGCTGGAGCTTGTGCGGACCGAGGCCGCCGGCGGGATTATGCAGAAGTTCTACCGCTCCAAGGCGACTTGGTTCCGTTCGCCGAACTTTAGCGGATTCGGGTTCCGTAAGGAGGATACCGTCGAGCATTTCACAACCAGACTCAGCCTGTCGGCGGAAGAATTGAGCTTGTTCCGGCAGGATGTGATGCAGCTGATCGGTCAATGGGAGGCAAAGGCGACCCATGGGGAAGAATACGGAGTTGAAATGATTATCGGACGGCTGCTTCATCCCGCCGACGCCGGGAACGGGAACGGAGGTGGGCAGCATGATGCCCCTTGA
- a CDS encoding PhzF family phenazine biosynthesis protein has product MSVPIYIVDAFTEHAFAGNPAAVCLLEQPASEEFMSLTASEMNLSETAFLWPENGGGYRLRWFTPAAEVKLCGHATLASAHILWETGRLPREKRAEFHTLSGLLTAERSEGGITLCFPAYDLFPAEPMPGLADALGAEAEDIEEVFFYADNALGRLRDESVLRSLSPDFSALKSLPPRAVAVTAKGGGEGIDFVSRFFAPGIGVNEDPVTGSAHTALAPYWADKLKRRELTAYQASRRGGILRLRISEDKVFLTGHAVTVVSGLFHARP; this is encoded by the coding sequence ATGAGCGTTCCCATTTATATCGTCGATGCTTTTACCGAGCATGCCTTTGCGGGCAATCCGGCTGCGGTATGCCTGCTGGAGCAGCCTGCCTCGGAAGAGTTCATGTCGCTGACGGCGTCGGAAATGAATCTGTCGGAAACGGCGTTTCTGTGGCCGGAGAATGGTGGAGGCTACCGGCTGCGCTGGTTTACACCCGCAGCCGAGGTGAAGCTGTGCGGGCATGCCACGCTCGCAAGCGCCCATATCCTCTGGGAGACCGGACGTCTTCCGCGTGAGAAGCGGGCGGAATTTCACACGCTGAGCGGCCTGCTTACGGCGGAGCGGAGCGAAGGCGGAATTACGCTTTGCTTTCCCGCTTACGATCTGTTCCCGGCGGAGCCGATGCCGGGGCTGGCCGACGCGCTGGGAGCGGAAGCGGAGGACATTGAGGAAGTATTTTTCTATGCCGATAACGCGCTGGGCCGCCTCCGGGATGAGTCTGTGCTAAGGAGCCTGAGTCCGGATTTTTCCGCACTGAAGAGCCTGCCGCCCCGCGCCGTTGCGGTAACCGCCAAAGGAGGCGGGGAGGGCATCGATTTTGTATCCCGTTTCTTTGCGCCCGGCATCGGCGTGAACGAAGACCCCGTAACCGGCTCCGCGCATACGGCTCTCGCCCCTTACTGGGCGGACAAGCTGAAGCGCCGGGAGCTGACCGCTTATCAGGCATCCCGCCGCGGAGGAATACTCCGGCTTAGAATAAGCGAAGACAAGGTCTTCCTGACCGGCCATGCGGTGACGGTTGTCAGCGGATTGTTCCATGCCCGGCCCTAG
- the sigY gene encoding RNA polymerase sigma factor SigY: protein MSDEELGLIRQAQHGDRFALAQLFQNHYSFLYKYLLKATMDPQLAEDVTQDTIVRCMEKMTSYNGSSSFSSWMITIATRLYIDRLRRRSREEEWIRREQGMRSIRWQFETKGEEWSDVLDSLSRVSSPQRIALLLKHYYGYSYGEIGKILGIPEGTAKSRAAYGLKQLREEMKMDD from the coding sequence ATGAGCGACGAGGAACTTGGATTGATCCGCCAGGCGCAGCACGGTGACCGTTTTGCGCTGGCGCAGCTGTTTCAGAATCACTATTCTTTTTTGTACAAATATTTGCTGAAAGCAACAATGGACCCTCAGCTGGCGGAAGACGTCACCCAGGATACGATAGTCAGATGCATGGAGAAGATGACTTCATACAACGGTTCATCCTCGTTCTCATCCTGGATGATTACGATAGCGACCCGGTTGTATATCGACAGGCTGAGACGGCGCAGCCGTGAAGAAGAGTGGATTCGGCGGGAGCAGGGCATGCGGTCGATCCGCTGGCAATTCGAGACTAAAGGCGAAGAGTGGAGCGATGTGCTGGACTCTCTTTCCCGCGTTTCTTCTCCCCAGCGGATTGCACTGCTGCTCAAGCATTACTACGGCTACAGCTATGGGGAGATCGGCAAAATTCTGGGAATCCCTGAAGGGACGGCCAAGTCGCGCGCGGCGTATGGACTGAAGCAGCTGCGAGAGGAGATGAAAATGGATGACTAA
- a CDS encoding thioredoxin family protein: MKQNLASKFGQGLTPRQFVEGMTKNQQAFESWYEAFSWQNESDREFFESLNHRDDLRSLILAADWCGDVVRNVPAVFRILETAGIRAEVLILEDNQDVMDDYLTMGGRAVPIVIIADTGGHVLGHWGPRPQHVQTLMNDFKRENPDREAPDYEAKIAEVRKAMGQAYGEGTEYQAVIVKELRELISGF, translated from the coding sequence ATGAAGCAAAATCTCGCCTCCAAATTCGGACAGGGCCTGACGCCCCGTCAATTCGTGGAGGGCATGACGAAGAACCAGCAGGCGTTTGAATCCTGGTATGAAGCTTTTTCCTGGCAGAACGAGAGCGATCGGGAGTTTTTTGAAAGCCTCAACCACCGCGACGATCTGCGCTCGCTTATTTTGGCCGCCGACTGGTGCGGCGACGTCGTCCGCAATGTGCCTGCCGTATTCCGGATTTTGGAGACGGCCGGCATCCGGGCGGAAGTGCTCATTCTGGAGGATAATCAGGATGTGATGGACGATTATCTGACCATGGGCGGACGTGCGGTGCCGATCGTCATTATCGCGGATACTGGCGGTCATGTGCTAGGACATTGGGGTCCTCGCCCCCAGCATGTACAGACGCTGATGAATGATTTTAAGAGAGAGAATCCGGACCGCGAGGCTCCGGACTATGAAGCCAAAATCGCAGAGGTCCGCAAGGCGATGGGCCAAGCTTACGGGGAGGGAACGGAATATCAGGCCGTGATCGTCAAGGAACTGCGCGAACTGATTTCCGGTTTTTAA
- a CDS encoding autorepressor SdpR family transcription factor, with protein sequence MNDSFKALADPTRRQIIRLLRDKDRTAGEIAEFFNMSKPSISHHLNALKTAGLVQDERQGQFIRYTLNTTVLDEVLSWLLELKDGPQDKKGK encoded by the coding sequence ATGAACGACTCCTTTAAAGCGCTGGCCGACCCTACCCGCCGGCAAATCATCCGTCTGCTGCGCGACAAGGACCGGACCGCAGGGGAAATCGCCGAATTTTTCAACATGTCCAAACCGAGTATTTCCCATCACCTGAATGCGCTTAAAACTGCGGGACTCGTGCAGGACGAGCGCCAGGGGCAGTTCATCCGCTACACCCTTAATACCACCGTTTTGGATGAGGTGCTGAGCTGGCTGCTGGAACTGAAGGATGGTCCCCAGGACAAAAAAGGGAAATAA
- a CDS encoding class I SAM-dependent methyltransferase, whose translation MESLNTLIERLIEGRSLIAGTLSQLRKKDGASYSKVGIKPVQLKNGLHYQFAYYTGSQVEHRNIPAESAADELKLLLGDVFRQGLLCTEEADYQVLISKKLKATILTKPPTKKAAADLSHNRRKQYVLEEGEPVPFLIELGIMNDSGKVHAKKYDKFRQINRFLEMVEDVLPSLPAGRPLTIVDFGCGKSYLTFALYHYLAVREKRELNIVGLDLKADVIAHCSALADKLGYDKLRFLVGDIADYNELDRVDMVVTLHACDTATDAALEKAVRWGASVILSVPCCQHELFAQIENEIMEPLLSHGILKERFSALATDAIRAKLLDLMGYRTQLLEFIDMEHTPKNILIRAVKSGSGDSDAKWREYTAFRDFLGAKPYLERVCADLLPTAPTVPKSH comes from the coding sequence GTGGAATCCCTGAATACTCTGATTGAACGCTTAATTGAAGGACGTTCCCTGATTGCTGGAACCCTGAGCCAGCTGCGCAAAAAGGACGGGGCCTCTTACTCCAAAGTGGGCATCAAGCCCGTGCAGCTAAAAAATGGATTGCATTACCAGTTTGCCTATTATACCGGCTCCCAGGTGGAGCATAGGAATATCCCCGCCGAATCCGCGGCGGATGAGCTGAAATTGCTGCTGGGCGATGTCTTCCGGCAGGGACTGCTTTGTACAGAGGAAGCGGATTACCAGGTGCTGATCAGCAAAAAGCTAAAAGCGACGATCCTCACCAAACCGCCAACGAAAAAAGCCGCAGCCGACCTCTCCCATAACCGGCGCAAACAGTATGTGCTGGAGGAGGGCGAACCGGTGCCATTTCTGATCGAGCTCGGCATCATGAACGACAGCGGAAAGGTGCATGCCAAGAAATATGACAAGTTCCGCCAGATCAACCGGTTCCTTGAGATGGTGGAGGATGTGCTGCCTTCTCTCCCGGCGGGCAGGCCGCTGACGATCGTTGATTTCGGCTGCGGCAAATCGTATTTGACGTTTGCGCTGTATCATTATTTGGCTGTTAGGGAAAAGCGGGAGCTGAACATTGTCGGACTTGATCTCAAAGCCGATGTGATTGCCCATTGCAGCGCTCTTGCGGACAAGCTGGGATATGACAAGCTCCGCTTTCTTGTCGGCGACATCGCCGATTACAACGAGCTGGACCGGGTCGATATGGTCGTCACGCTGCATGCCTGCGATACCGCGACCGATGCCGCGCTGGAAAAAGCGGTGCGCTGGGGCGCCTCGGTCATCCTGTCGGTTCCCTGCTGCCAGCATGAACTGTTCGCCCAGATCGAGAACGAAATCATGGAGCCGCTGCTGTCGCACGGCATCCTCAAGGAGCGCTTCTCCGCCCTGGCGACCGACGCGATCCGGGCGAAGCTGCTTGATCTCATGGGCTATCGCACCCAGCTGCTTGAATTTATCGACATGGAGCATACGCCCAAAAATATTTTGATCCGCGCGGTCAAAAGCGGCAGCGGCGACAGCGATGCAAAATGGCGCGAATATACGGCATTCCGCGATTTTTTGGGAGCGAAGCCTTATCTGGAGCGCGTGTGCGCCGATCTGCTTCCCACAGCCCCAACCGTACCGAAGAGCCATTAA
- a CDS encoding O-antigen ligase family protein encodes MCARGTGPSSTVAARGLMYRDALRFAAEAPWLGRGGETWRSAYLAVQSRPYVGSQVHSGYLDLLLNVGVIGAAAAAISLAAAGWLISAHSRRLLPPFLVIILHGAVDFDWSYGLFWLLLFWLPALAIAEAVKAGSLSGRRPSAWRLPAKILPAKRTPLKYLTPKHTPTDHLSRFSTLEHTPTDHLSRFSTLEHTPTDHLSSFSPPKRMHPIPASAGHSPAGGRRRKKSLNLYPLARSLTAAGVCCLLLALSLISFRAYRGEALYRAAASARQTQETLVLLERSLSWNPLSPKSALALSSLLAPERREEILTAGLRYSPINPALTWAMAEAVSETGPPGEALYWLHRGQRLDVFNYVKRTEAIGRMLTMGERYLAKGDGREALRCAEMGRELLRQYFLLAAETAGTALHNDRNFRYTAEARALYERMEALKREASGLKGQRKVAGAYTLKRR; translated from the coding sequence TTGTGCGCGCGGGGGACGGGACCGTCTTCGACGGTCGCCGCGCGCGGGCTGATGTACCGCGACGCCCTGCGGTTCGCGGCGGAGGCGCCCTGGCTGGGCCGGGGCGGGGAGACTTGGCGCAGCGCCTATCTCGCCGTCCAGTCCCGCCCCTATGTGGGCAGCCAGGTGCACAGCGGATACCTCGATCTCCTCCTGAACGTCGGAGTCATTGGAGCAGCGGCCGCCGCCATAAGCCTTGCGGCGGCGGGCTGGCTGATCAGCGCCCATTCCCGGCGGCTGCTGCCTCCGTTTCTGGTCATCATCCTGCACGGCGCCGTCGATTTCGACTGGAGCTACGGCCTGTTCTGGCTGCTGCTGTTCTGGCTGCCCGCGCTGGCCATAGCCGAAGCCGTCAAGGCCGGAAGTCTTTCCGGTCGGCGTCCATCCGCATGGAGACTACCTGCAAAGATTCTCCCTGCAAAGCGTACGCCCTTAAAGTATTTGACACCGAAGCATACGCCCACAGATCACTTATCCAGGTTTTCAACTTTAGAGCATACGCCCACAGATCACTTATCCAGGTTTTCAACTTTAGAGCATACGCCTACAGATCACTTATCCAGCTTCTCACCCCCGAAGCGTATGCACCCAATTCCTGCATCTGCCGGGCACTCGCCCGCCGGGGGCCGGCGGAGAAAGAAGTCCCTTAACCTGTACCCACTTGCCCGAAGTCTGACGGCAGCCGGAGTCTGCTGCCTGCTGCTTGCGCTCAGTCTTATATCTTTCCGCGCCTACCGGGGAGAAGCGCTGTACCGCGCGGCGGCATCGGCACGCCAGACGCAGGAGACGCTTGTTCTGCTGGAACGGTCGCTCTCCTGGAACCCGTTGTCTCCGAAGAGCGCCTTGGCGCTGTCTTCTCTTCTTGCGCCTGAACGGAGGGAGGAAATATTAACGGCAGGCCTGCGCTATTCGCCGATAAACCCTGCATTAACCTGGGCGATGGCCGAAGCTGTCTCGGAGACAGGACCTCCGGGCGAAGCTTTGTACTGGCTGCACCGGGGGCAGCGGCTTGACGTTTTTAATTACGTTAAACGAACGGAAGCCATAGGGCGAATGCTGACGATGGGGGAGCGTTACCTGGCAAAGGGAGACGGAAGAGAAGCGCTGCGCTGCGCGGAAATGGGGCGGGAACTGCTGAGACAGTATTTTTTGCTTGCGGCAGAAACGGCGGGAACGGCCTTGCACAACGACCGGAACTTCCGGTATACGGCCGAAGCCCGCGCCCTTTATGAGCGAATGGAAGCCCTGAAGCGGGAGGCATCAGGGCTGAAGGGGCAACGTAAGGTGGCCGGAGCCTACACTCTTAAGCGGCGGTAA
- a CDS encoding DedA family protein, producing MHVISDLVSQLFEWIQSLGYIGIMIGLMIEVIPSEIVLAYGGYLVHLGEINFFGAVLFGTIGGVIAQIFVYWIGRYGGRPVLERYGKYIFIKKHHIDHAEAWFEKYGTGVIFTARFIPVVRHAISVPAGISRMPLWRFIVLTTLAVIPWSVLFVYLGMSLGENWENIDEKASAYTHEIIIGAIALIVVYFLFKWIHSKKKRGNAA from the coding sequence TTGCATGTCATTTCAGATCTGGTCTCGCAGCTGTTTGAATGGATTCAAAGTTTGGGATACATCGGTATCATGATCGGACTTATGATTGAAGTCATACCGAGCGAAATCGTCCTGGCCTACGGCGGTTATTTAGTTCATTTGGGAGAGATTAATTTCTTCGGGGCCGTTCTCTTCGGTACGATAGGCGGGGTGATCGCTCAGATTTTCGTGTACTGGATCGGACGCTACGGCGGCAGGCCGGTGCTGGAGCGGTACGGCAAATACATTTTTATCAAAAAGCACCATATCGACCATGCGGAAGCCTGGTTTGAGAAGTACGGCACCGGCGTTATTTTTACGGCTCGGTTTATTCCGGTCGTGCGGCACGCCATTTCCGTCCCGGCGGGGATTTCACGTATGCCGCTCTGGCGGTTTATTGTGCTGACGACGCTGGCCGTCATTCCCTGGAGCGTTTTATTTGTTTATCTCGGCATGAGCCTGGGTGAAAATTGGGAGAATATTGATGAAAAAGCCTCCGCGTATACGCATGAAATCATCATCGGAGCCATCGCGCTGATCGTGGTTTATTTTCTATTTAAGTGGATCCACTCCAAAAAGAAAAGAGGTAATGCGGCATGA
- a CDS encoding DUF6483 family protein — protein sequence MFRRDYIVRMIEDMTGMIAKVFVLKQERKTTEALWEVDELLNKHFRLNSRLLNSLSVEDIIEMFRLGGGIESDKLQGMARLLYEEGTIYAAAGNLPESLPRLMKALHLYLYSALHGADRELLGLPKEIDDCLKDVEAYRLPAKTDRLLMSYMESVGRYGKAEDSLYRLMEQGKATAKEGEELYDRLLEKDPGELERGNLPLEEVRQGRQEWLNLNRQTKETGV from the coding sequence ATGTTCCGTAGAGATTACATCGTCCGGATGATCGAGGATATGACGGGGATGATCGCCAAGGTATTCGTTCTGAAACAGGAGCGCAAGACAACTGAAGCGTTATGGGAAGTAGACGAACTGCTGAACAAGCATTTCAGATTAAACTCCCGCCTGCTGAATTCGCTGTCCGTGGAGGATATTATCGAAATGTTCCGCCTTGGCGGAGGAATAGAAAGCGACAAGCTCCAGGGGATGGCCCGTCTGCTGTATGAGGAAGGAACCATATATGCAGCGGCGGGCAATCTTCCCGAATCGCTGCCCCGGCTGATGAAGGCGCTGCACTTGTACCTGTATTCCGCGCTTCACGGCGCCGACCGCGAGCTGCTGGGGTTGCCGAAGGAGATTGACGATTGTTTAAAAGATGTGGAAGCCTACCGTCTTCCGGCGAAGACCGATCGGCTTCTCATGTCCTATATGGAATCCGTCGGACGCTATGGCAAGGCGGAGGATTCGCTGTACCGATTGATGGAACAGGGTAAGGCGACCGCAAAGGAAGGCGAGGAGCTGTATGACCGTCTGCTTGAAAAAGATCCCGGCGAGCTGGAACGGGGTAATCTCCCTCTGGAAGAAGTAAGACAGGGCCGGCAAGAATGGTTGAATTTGAACCGGCAGACAAAGGAGACGGGTGTATAA
- a CDS encoding SdpI family protein — MENFKWKWQDTVAVAAGLLTVGFALVNYHRLPAQLPAHIGISGEFDEFWKKSSVILMFGGLGVLLPVLMQITRSLDPKKERYTKFENAYAMIRLAVSLIIDSVLAVSVLYGLGISLPGSRIAIAVLGAAFIVIGNYMPQVKDNYFLGVKTPWTLASPEVWRRTHRLAGALWLAAGIVIIISAFLPGKWFTFTMIAALLLAVVFPCVYSWAAYRRLRV; from the coding sequence ATGGAAAATTTCAAATGGAAGTGGCAGGACACTGTTGCCGTTGCGGCGGGTCTGCTTACGGTCGGCTTCGCTCTGGTCAATTACCACCGGCTGCCCGCGCAGCTCCCGGCTCATATCGGCATATCGGGAGAATTCGACGAATTTTGGAAAAAAAGCTCGGTAATTTTGATGTTTGGCGGGCTTGGGGTTCTGCTGCCGGTATTGATGCAGATTACGCGTTCCCTCGATCCGAAAAAAGAGCGCTATACCAAATTCGAGAATGCCTATGCGATGATCCGCCTGGCCGTATCCCTGATCATCGACTCCGTACTTGCCGTTTCCGTATTATACGGGCTTGGCATCTCCCTGCCGGGCTCCAGAATTGCAATCGCCGTGCTCGGAGCGGCATTTATTGTCATCGGCAATTATATGCCGCAGGTGAAGGACAACTACTTTCTCGGCGTGAAGACACCCTGGACGCTGGCCAGTCCGGAAGTGTGGCGAAGAACCCATCGTCTCGCCGGAGCGCTCTGGTTGGCGGCGGGCATCGTTATTATCATTAGCGCATTTCTTCCAGGAAAATGGTTTACCTTTACTATGATCGCCGCGCTTCTGCTTGCCGTCGTATTCCCATGTGTATATTCGTGGGCGGCTTACCGCCGCTTAAGAGTGTAG